Proteins from a genomic interval of Halopseudomonas litoralis:
- a CDS encoding BrnT family toxin, whose amino-acid sequence MNIEFDPAKNQRNIIERGLPFEEVADFEFESALFWIDDRKDYGEQRIRALGYIGKRLHALVFAETMTGIRIISFRKANRREIKHYESQT is encoded by the coding sequence GTGAACATTGAGTTCGATCCAGCCAAGAATCAACGCAACATTATAGAGCGTGGGCTCCCTTTCGAGGAGGTAGCAGATTTCGAGTTCGAGAGCGCTTTGTTCTGGATAGATGATCGCAAGGACTATGGCGAGCAGCGCATCCGAGCCTTGGGCTATATCGGCAAGCGGCTCCACGCCTTGGTGTTTGCTGAGACGATGACCGGCATCCGGATCATTAGTTTTCGCAAAGCTAACAGACGCGAGATAAAACATTATGAATCGCAAACCTGA
- a CDS encoding BrnA antitoxin family protein, which translates to MNRKPDPERLDADNPEWTADEVANAKSFSDLNTSLRKKLASRTRGPQKAPTKTQVSVRLSTEVLDYFKASGNGWQTRLDEALKEYVREHQ; encoded by the coding sequence ATGAATCGCAAACCTGACCCCGAGCGGCTCGATGCTGACAATCCCGAGTGGACTGCGGACGAAGTAGCCAACGCCAAGAGCTTCTCCGACCTGAACACGAGCCTACGCAAGAAACTGGCTAGCCGCACCCGCGGCCCACAGAAAGCGCCAACCAAGACTCAGGTATCTGTACGCCTGAGTACCGAAGTGCTTGACTACTTCAAAGCCAGCGGTAACGGCTGGCAGACGCGTTTGGATGAGGCATTAAAGGAGTATGTAAGGGAGCATCAGTGA
- a CDS encoding type II toxin-antitoxin system HicB family antitoxin, with the protein MKYPVVLHKEADSEYGVTVPDVPGCFSAGETMAEALDNVREALALHFEGLVADGSPLPQANDVDIHVVDPEYADGVWALVDFDVTPYLGKAVRFNATLPEHLLARIDEYVKNHPEHRSRSGFLADASLRALQ; encoded by the coding sequence GTGAAATATCCTGTAGTGCTACACAAAGAGGCTGACAGCGAGTACGGCGTGACCGTGCCTGATGTGCCCGGCTGCTTTTCTGCAGGCGAGACCATGGCCGAAGCGCTGGATAATGTGCGTGAAGCGCTGGCATTGCATTTCGAGGGGCTGGTGGCGGATGGGAGTCCCTTACCGCAGGCGAACGACGTGGACATACATGTGGTGGACCCGGAGTATGCTGATGGCGTCTGGGCTCTGGTGGACTTTGATGTAACGCCTTACCTGGGCAAAGCGGTGCGCTTCAATGCAACCTTGCCGGAGCACCTGTTGGCCCGGATTGATGAATATGTGAAGAATCATCCGGAGCACAGAAGCCGCTCAGGCTTTCTCGCAGATGCGTCGCTGCGGGCACTGCAGTAG
- a CDS encoding type II toxin-antitoxin system HicA family toxin — protein sequence MRSRQVIGLLIEHGWYEVAVKGSHHQFKHPERPGRVTVPHPKADLPKGTVNSILKQAGIK from the coding sequence ATGCGCAGTAGACAAGTGATTGGTCTGCTGATTGAACATGGATGGTATGAGGTAGCCGTGAAGGGCAGCCACCATCAATTCAAGCACCCAGAACGACCGGGGAGGGTGACCGTTCCCCACCCAAAGGCAGACCTGCCAAAGGGTACGGTCAATAGTATTTTGAAGCAGGCTGGTATCAAGTGA
- a CDS encoding transposase — protein sequence MPRQPRLEVVGLPHHIVQRGVDRQAVFFDHRCYLEYLHLLDVYASHLEMSVHSWCLMTNHVHLLLTPTIPGTLSRLMQNLNRMYVQRINTRFERTGHLWAGRFKASVVDSDSYLLSCMRYIELNPVRARMVEHPRSYPWSSWHANVGERQSRLVNPHAEYTALGTTPTERQDNYRAWILKDESECITAELRNATQQNAAFGSPHFAQQIEQMLGRDVTVKARGRPRKGEKGSG from the coding sequence ATGCCGCGTCAACCGCGACTGGAAGTCGTTGGGCTGCCACATCATATCGTGCAGCGGGGTGTCGACCGACAAGCCGTTTTCTTCGATCACCGGTGCTATCTGGAATATCTGCATCTGCTTGACGTGTATGCGAGCCACTTGGAGATGAGCGTGCATAGCTGGTGCCTGATGACCAACCATGTGCACCTGCTGCTGACCCCAACCATTCCCGGTACTCTCAGCCGGCTTATGCAGAACCTCAACCGGATGTATGTCCAGCGGATCAACACCCGCTTCGAGCGAACTGGACATTTGTGGGCTGGGCGATTCAAGGCAAGTGTGGTCGATAGCGACAGCTATCTGCTCAGTTGCATGCGTTATATCGAACTTAACCCGGTACGGGCTCGGATGGTTGAACACCCCCGGAGCTATCCATGGAGCTCCTGGCATGCCAATGTCGGTGAGCGGCAATCCAGACTGGTAAACCCACACGCCGAATACACCGCCCTTGGCACAACGCCGACGGAACGTCAGGACAATTATCGAGCCTGGATCCTAAAGGATGAATCGGAATGCATAACCGCTGAGCTGCGCAATGCCACTCAGCAGAACGCAGCCTTTGGGTCACCACACTTCGCCCAGCAAATCGAACAGATGCTCGGACGGGACGTGACGGTCAAAGCACGTGGACGGCCCCGGAAGGGTGAAAAGGGGTCAGGGTGA
- a CDS encoding type II toxin-antitoxin system RelE/ParE family toxin, whose amino-acid sequence MELRIAQSALEDLQAIQEYYKEQNVPGIGDEYVTAILKQSEMLQCHPDAGRMVPEFSLGYIRELIHAPFRVVYLRQADEVVLVRVWRSERQLELPARGT is encoded by the coding sequence ATGGAGTTGCGCATTGCACAGTCTGCCCTTGAAGACTTGCAAGCTATTCAAGAGTACTACAAAGAACAGAATGTGCCGGGTATCGGTGACGAGTACGTGACCGCTATTTTGAAGCAATCGGAAATGCTGCAGTGTCACCCTGACGCGGGCAGAATGGTTCCGGAATTCAGTCTGGGTTACATTCGCGAACTCATTCACGCGCCTTTTCGCGTTGTCTACTTGAGGCAAGCCGATGAAGTTGTGCTCGTTCGAGTCTGGCGGAGTGAGAGGCAACTTGAGTTACCAGCAAGAGGAACATGA
- a CDS encoding type II toxin-antitoxin system Phd/YefM family antitoxin has translation MQVKFSEDVIPLSDLKINPGKVVGRAQDTHRPILITSRGRGIAVVQGLEDYERTAEELRFVKAVAQGLMDAREGNTVSLEQAKQQLGIK, from the coding sequence ATGCAAGTGAAATTCTCAGAAGACGTCATTCCTCTCTCAGACTTGAAGATCAATCCCGGAAAGGTGGTTGGTCGAGCCCAGGATACCCATCGTCCAATCCTGATTACCAGTCGTGGCCGCGGAATAGCTGTTGTTCAGGGGCTCGAGGATTATGAGAGAACTGCAGAGGAGTTGCGGTTTGTAAAGGCGGTGGCGCAGGGGCTTATGGATGCTCGTGAAGGTAACACTGTTTCCTTGGAGCAAGCCAAGCAGCAGTTGGGCATCAAGTAA
- a CDS encoding PAS domain-containing protein, with the protein MLPKLLSSDERLLRIIGAALLGLLFAFFAWSGQAKRDQAWEAQFATHAQMQRLAVQQSQHAIRRQALMAAQSVAADPDTQELIRQIERAVERDGIHSPALLSLRSQLQQSLGQVWRVLKESGADQLHIHLSPDVISLLRMHQSDAWGDELAAWRPMADRVQRTGIPFSGLSAGRYGVGIRAIVPVFAVDNDDRVVASVEVGFGIGSALYQLDNELQASLAVLINTSAVQDLLIDQSNAGQLRIGGDSWSIERYSQPSIVQWLQENELPHDLVTGQAHRVQIDDRQFLLTPIPLQHFSNTDNDAPPHALMLTWRDITPLWNNYANSKRLAPVYWGLSYLASLALMGALMLGTRHMVRSQERARQRALLEEAKLREANRKLSDIIVASQSAYITEDNRNQSFDRLLEQILELSDSQFGFIGQVLRDEHAEPYLKVHAISDISWDMESAAILRIHGPQGMIFRRLDTLFGQVLLTGDAYLSNDAAADPNNNRLPPGHPPLQTFAGLPIYFGEEMIGMLALANRSNGYDDRLVEFLAPLLSSLGQLIHALVKDRQEHITARRLEHQRQALRAMNEIAGVPELDVTSQLKQVLELGCRYLGMDMGIVSRITGDDYLVVAQHSKDAQVTEGEHFPLGRTYCALTLQQQDVLSIQDLEQSPYSGHLCDKAFDLRSYISVSLMVGDERYGTLSFSSSDPRLQPFEEPDMEFVRLLGPWVSEALRRDIMQQEREQLLARFEKLTTHLPGVIYQYQLNQDRPGWFPYCSKGLEEIFGTTPEQAQKDAENVLSRIHAEDRQGVTDSIRISADNLDEWQSEFRVEHPLFGERWVAGVASPEALEDGTLVWHGFAADITQRKQMEMTLELERARLASIIRGAILGTWEWNVQTGETFYNELWYDINGYTPEELQPTEVGTWRGLIHPEDRAEADRVFQAHFDQDLDYIDFRYRIRHRDRHWVWVHDRGQLIRRDTKGLPLWVSGICTDITEDIQRDTEIRQARAFLRAVIDASTEVAVIATDLDGIITLFNTGASNLLGYRADEMIGKHTPTCFHLDSELGRRAQILSTEHGHPIDHREALLANARRGQPETLPWIYIHKDRSQRLVNLTVTGIRDQNDELTGFLGVATDMTELIQATRELQRSETHFRNMVSTLPGAVYRCAVDESRTITYLSSEIEAITGYPAEDFINNRIRSYLSILHPDDVPSGLSRTRALAQHESFELTYRIIHAEGHEIWIRDKGRGEYDAEGRLLWISGFIWDVTERYRIEQMKTEFVSTVSHELRTPLTAISGALRLLEGGALGELPNSMRKMLGIALNNSRTLTSLVNDLLDLDKLAANRMHFDIQRLLIKPLLSEALDANRAYADQFNVTLRCGHVDPVLVNVDPRRLGQVLANYLSNAAKFSHEGGTVTLDARYAAGRVRISVTDEGEGIPPEAHDRLFERFSQMDSSTTRRRGGTGLGLAVTKDLVEHMGGQVGFESAPDKGSTFWCELDAEPVDDVEA; encoded by the coding sequence ATGTTGCCAAAGCTGTTATCTTCTGACGAACGCTTGCTGCGGATAATCGGTGCCGCCCTGCTAGGTCTTCTATTCGCCTTTTTTGCCTGGTCCGGTCAAGCGAAACGGGACCAGGCGTGGGAAGCGCAGTTCGCAACTCATGCGCAGATGCAGCGTCTGGCTGTCCAGCAATCCCAGCATGCCATTCGCAGGCAAGCGCTTATGGCTGCACAGAGCGTGGCGGCAGATCCAGATACGCAAGAGCTGATCCGGCAAATAGAGCGGGCCGTCGAGCGTGACGGCATCCACAGTCCTGCACTGCTGAGTCTACGTAGCCAGCTCCAGCAGAGCCTGGGTCAAGTCTGGAGAGTACTGAAAGAATCCGGAGCCGACCAGTTACATATTCACTTGAGCCCCGACGTAATCAGCCTGTTGCGAATGCATCAGTCAGATGCATGGGGAGACGAACTTGCCGCCTGGCGCCCGATGGCAGACCGGGTGCAGCGCACCGGCATTCCTTTCAGCGGTCTTTCTGCGGGTCGGTATGGTGTAGGCATCCGCGCCATCGTACCCGTGTTTGCCGTCGACAATGATGACCGTGTGGTAGCCAGCGTGGAGGTCGGTTTCGGCATCGGCTCTGCGCTGTATCAGCTGGATAATGAGTTGCAGGCGAGCCTCGCCGTGCTGATCAATACATCAGCGGTACAAGACCTTCTCATCGACCAATCCAACGCAGGCCAGCTTAGAATAGGAGGAGATAGCTGGTCCATCGAGCGCTACTCGCAGCCGAGTATTGTCCAATGGCTACAGGAGAATGAACTCCCGCATGATCTGGTAACCGGCCAGGCGCATAGGGTGCAGATAGATGACCGGCAATTTCTATTGACGCCAATACCACTGCAGCACTTCAGTAATACGGATAATGACGCCCCGCCCCATGCACTGATGCTGACCTGGCGCGACATCACTCCGCTCTGGAACAACTACGCAAACAGCAAGCGGCTGGCACCCGTTTACTGGGGGCTGAGCTATCTGGCCTCACTGGCCCTGATGGGGGCCTTGATGCTGGGCACACGGCATATGGTCCGGAGTCAGGAGCGAGCTCGGCAGCGAGCCCTGCTGGAGGAAGCCAAGCTGCGCGAGGCCAACCGCAAACTATCCGATATTATCGTCGCAAGCCAGTCCGCCTATATCACCGAAGACAACCGGAACCAGAGTTTCGACCGCCTGCTTGAGCAGATACTGGAGCTGAGCGACAGCCAGTTTGGCTTTATAGGCCAGGTGCTGCGCGATGAACATGCTGAGCCCTACCTGAAGGTTCACGCCATCAGCGACATCTCCTGGGATATGGAAAGTGCCGCCATTCTCCGCATACATGGCCCCCAAGGCATGATATTTCGCCGCCTCGACACCCTGTTTGGACAAGTGCTGCTGACTGGCGATGCCTACCTGTCGAATGATGCGGCGGCGGACCCGAATAACAACCGGCTCCCACCGGGCCACCCGCCACTGCAGACGTTCGCCGGCCTGCCGATCTATTTCGGTGAGGAGATGATAGGCATGCTCGCCTTGGCAAATCGCAGCAATGGATACGACGACCGCCTCGTCGAATTCCTCGCGCCTCTGCTGAGTAGCCTGGGTCAGTTGATACATGCGCTGGTCAAGGACAGGCAAGAACACATCACAGCACGGCGCCTGGAACATCAACGCCAGGCGCTGCGCGCCATGAATGAGATTGCCGGTGTACCCGAGCTGGATGTCACCAGCCAGCTCAAGCAGGTATTGGAGCTTGGCTGTCGCTACCTGGGTATGGACATGGGCATCGTCAGTCGCATTACAGGCGATGATTACCTGGTCGTAGCCCAGCACAGCAAAGACGCTCAGGTCACCGAAGGCGAGCATTTCCCGCTGGGCAGAACCTATTGCGCGCTGACGCTGCAACAGCAGGATGTGCTATCCATCCAGGACCTGGAACAGTCACCCTATAGCGGCCATCTGTGCGATAAAGCCTTTGATCTGAGAAGCTATATTTCGGTGAGCCTGATGGTTGGCGATGAGCGCTACGGCACGCTGAGTTTCTCCTCATCCGACCCACGGCTACAACCCTTCGAAGAACCCGATATGGAGTTCGTTCGGTTACTCGGCCCTTGGGTAAGCGAAGCGCTGAGACGAGACATCATGCAGCAGGAACGCGAGCAATTACTGGCGCGCTTCGAAAAACTGACTACGCATTTGCCGGGGGTAATTTATCAATATCAGCTGAATCAAGACAGGCCTGGCTGGTTTCCATACTGCAGTAAGGGACTGGAAGAAATCTTTGGCACTACTCCAGAGCAAGCGCAGAAAGATGCCGAAAACGTGCTCTCGCGAATTCATGCAGAGGACCGTCAGGGCGTTACGGACAGCATCCGCATTTCGGCTGATAACCTTGATGAGTGGCAAAGCGAATTCCGAGTAGAACATCCCCTGTTTGGCGAGCGTTGGGTAGCCGGAGTGGCCAGCCCTGAAGCGCTTGAGGATGGCACTCTTGTCTGGCACGGTTTTGCTGCCGACATTACCCAGCGCAAACAGATGGAAATGACCCTGGAGTTGGAACGTGCACGACTGGCCAGCATCATTCGAGGCGCCATTCTCGGCACCTGGGAATGGAACGTGCAGACCGGGGAAACCTTTTATAACGAGCTCTGGTATGACATCAACGGATACACCCCGGAAGAATTGCAACCAACCGAGGTCGGAACCTGGCGGGGTCTCATCCATCCGGAAGATCGAGCCGAAGCGGATCGTGTGTTCCAGGCGCATTTCGATCAGGACCTCGATTATATCGACTTCCGATACCGGATACGCCACCGGGACAGGCACTGGGTCTGGGTACATGATCGTGGTCAGTTGATCCGCCGCGATACCAAAGGGCTGCCGCTCTGGGTCAGTGGTATCTGTACCGACATCACCGAAGACATTCAACGTGACACGGAGATCCGTCAGGCCCGAGCCTTCCTCCGAGCCGTTATCGACGCCTCGACAGAAGTCGCGGTGATCGCCACTGATCTGGACGGCATCATCACACTCTTCAACACAGGTGCATCCAATCTGCTGGGCTATAGAGCCGATGAGATGATCGGCAAGCACACCCCCACATGCTTTCATCTGGACAGTGAACTTGGACGGCGTGCACAGATACTCAGCACCGAACATGGACACCCGATTGATCACCGCGAAGCACTGTTGGCCAATGCTCGCCGTGGGCAGCCGGAAACCCTGCCCTGGATCTATATTCACAAGGACCGAAGTCAGCGTCTGGTGAATCTGACAGTAACAGGCATTCGTGATCAGAACGACGAGTTAACCGGATTTCTCGGCGTCGCCACAGACATGACCGAGCTCATTCAGGCAACCCGCGAGCTGCAGCGCAGCGAAACCCATTTTCGCAACATGGTGAGTACTCTGCCGGGGGCGGTGTACCGCTGCGCCGTGGATGAGAGCCGGACAATCACTTATTTAAGCAGTGAAATCGAAGCGATCACCGGGTATCCAGCTGAGGATTTCATCAACAATAGAATCCGCAGCTACCTGAGCATCCTGCACCCGGATGACGTTCCCTCTGGTCTGAGCAGAACCCGCGCTCTGGCCCAACACGAGAGCTTCGAGCTGACCTACCGCATCATCCACGCCGAGGGCCACGAGATCTGGATCCGCGATAAGGGCCGGGGAGAATACGACGCCGAGGGCCGACTGTTATGGATCAGCGGTTTCATCTGGGACGTGACCGAGCGCTACCGTATCGAACAAATGAAAACCGAATTTGTTTCCACCGTCAGCCATGAACTGCGTACGCCCCTTACCGCCATCAGTGGTGCCCTGAGGCTGCTGGAAGGCGGTGCGCTGGGCGAATTACCTAACTCCATGCGCAAAATGCTGGGTATCGCTCTGAATAACAGCCGCACCCTGACCAGCCTGGTAAACGATCTTCTGGATCTGGACAAGCTGGCGGCGAACAGAATGCACTTCGATATACAGCGTCTGTTAATAAAACCCCTGTTGAGCGAAGCGCTGGATGCCAATCGTGCCTATGCTGACCAGTTCAACGTCACCCTGCGCTGCGGTCATGTTGACCCGGTTCTGGTCAACGTGGATCCTCGGCGGCTCGGCCAGGTGCTCGCCAATTATCTGTCAAACGCCGCCAAGTTCTCCCATGAGGGTGGCACTGTGACGTTAGATGCTCGCTACGCCGCCGGCCGCGTACGCATCAGTGTTACCGACGAGGGCGAGGGGATACCGCCCGAAGCACATGATCGGTTGTTCGAACGCTTCTCTCAGATGGACAGTTCCACTACCCGGCGGCGCGGCGGAACCGGACTGGGGCTGGCAGTGACCAAGGATCTGGTAGAGCATATGGGAGGGCAGGTCGGCTTCGAGTCCGCGCCGGACAAAGGCTCAACCTTCTGGTGTGAACTGGACGCCGAACCCGTCGACGATGTGGAAGCATGA
- a CDS encoding response regulator: protein MKQLERILHIEDDASIREIARVALEVVGGLTIKTCASGSAGLAAVEQFRPDLILLDVMMPGMDGPDTLRQLEQMRVLETCPLVFMTAKIQPDELEEYKRMGATAVIVKPFDPMSLSDQLREVWEAWHGQG, encoded by the coding sequence ATGAAACAGCTTGAACGTATTCTGCACATTGAAGATGATGCGTCGATTCGCGAGATCGCCCGGGTGGCTCTGGAAGTCGTCGGTGGGCTCACCATCAAAACCTGTGCGTCCGGGTCTGCCGGACTAGCCGCTGTTGAACAGTTCCGGCCGGACCTGATATTGCTGGATGTGATGATGCCGGGGATGGATGGACCGGACACCCTGCGCCAGCTCGAGCAGATGCGGGTACTGGAAACCTGTCCCTTGGTATTCATGACGGCCAAGATACAGCCCGACGAACTAGAGGAATACAAACGCATGGGCGCCACCGCTGTCATAGTAAAGCCCTTTGATCCCATGAGTTTGTCGGATCAACTGAGAGAGGTTTGGGAGGCTTGGCATGGACAAGGCTGA
- a CDS encoding diguanylate cyclase: protein MDKAEQLHQRLAILAKGFRARLDNELPALDKQMRELPESWPAAADSLQRTRDQLHKLAGAAGTFGYPALGSKAHELEYQVRDLIEQQQCDNAARQALIEGVIELAQLRHSATTESPTAPAEPASEYVDRPRVIYVFEQDDQFAKRLRHTLESFGYQVILHSTLDELQQVLTTDKADALIFDLSGGAQSTELLENLQRLQDQRHKPLPLILISDREDFTFQLSAVRAGAQGLFPTPVDLTALENQLERCFNNLHSEPFRILLVDDDETLAQRYQAVLNSAAMRVEIVSDPRILLERMDAFLPDVILMDINMPNYSGPELAQMIRLNDSWLRVPVVYLSAETDATRQKDALFKAGDDFITKPISDNALINAVYSRAQRARLLSQALARDSLTGLLKHADIKEQIEIELERACRTRRPVSIAMIDIDHFKSVNDQYGHAVGDNVIRALANLLRQRLRKIDRLGRYGGEEFVAVLPDCHAEDAKRILDEIRVAFNELQFSASNGLFHCSFSAGVSACQAPLWETSGQLASADARLYLAKSQGRNCIVSTADTTQV from the coding sequence ATGGACAAGGCTGAACAGCTTCATCAGCGGCTGGCGATACTGGCCAAGGGGTTCCGAGCGCGCCTGGACAACGAACTTCCAGCACTGGATAAGCAGATGCGTGAGCTGCCGGAGTCCTGGCCAGCCGCTGCGGATTCGCTGCAACGCACCCGTGATCAGTTGCATAAACTGGCCGGTGCCGCCGGGACCTTCGGCTACCCGGCGCTCGGCTCGAAGGCCCACGAGCTGGAGTATCAGGTTCGCGATCTGATTGAGCAGCAGCAATGCGACAACGCTGCACGCCAGGCGCTCATAGAAGGCGTCATTGAACTCGCCCAGCTGAGACACAGCGCAACAACGGAATCGCCGACAGCCCCAGCAGAACCCGCCAGCGAATATGTAGACAGGCCGCGCGTTATATATGTATTCGAGCAAGACGACCAGTTCGCCAAACGCCTGCGTCATACGCTGGAAAGTTTCGGCTACCAAGTGATACTGCACTCCACCCTCGATGAGCTGCAACAGGTTTTGACCACCGACAAAGCAGACGCGTTAATTTTTGATCTCAGTGGCGGGGCCCAGAGCACCGAGCTGCTGGAGAATCTGCAGCGTCTTCAGGATCAACGACACAAGCCGTTGCCGCTGATTCTGATCAGCGACCGTGAAGATTTCACCTTTCAGCTGAGCGCAGTACGCGCCGGCGCCCAAGGGCTGTTTCCCACACCGGTCGACCTGACAGCACTGGAAAACCAGCTTGAACGTTGTTTCAACAACCTGCATAGCGAGCCGTTTCGGATCCTGCTGGTCGATGATGACGAAACCCTGGCGCAACGTTATCAAGCGGTACTGAACAGTGCCGCCATGCGTGTAGAGATTGTCAGTGATCCGCGCATATTGCTTGAGCGGATGGACGCCTTCCTGCCCGACGTTATTCTCATGGATATCAATATGCCGAATTACTCCGGACCCGAGTTGGCGCAGATGATCCGCCTCAACGACAGCTGGCTGCGCGTGCCGGTGGTGTATCTTTCCGCCGAGACGGATGCGACCCGACAGAAGGATGCGTTGTTCAAAGCCGGGGATGATTTCATTACCAAGCCCATTTCCGACAATGCCTTGATCAACGCGGTGTATTCCCGTGCCCAACGCGCGCGGTTGCTCAGCCAGGCGCTCGCCCGTGACAGCCTGACTGGCCTGCTCAAGCATGCCGACATCAAGGAGCAGATCGAAATTGAGTTGGAGCGTGCCTGCCGGACGCGCCGCCCGGTAAGCATCGCCATGATCGACATTGATCATTTCAAGTCGGTAAACGATCAATATGGCCACGCCGTGGGTGACAATGTGATTCGTGCACTGGCCAATCTACTGCGCCAGCGTCTGCGCAAGATCGACCGACTGGGTCGTTATGGCGGCGAAGAGTTTGTCGCAGTGTTGCCCGATTGCCACGCCGAGGACGCTAAACGCATCCTCGATGAAATCCGCGTGGCGTTCAACGAGTTGCAGTTCAGCGCCAGCAATGGCCTGTTCCATTGCAGCTTCAGCGCCGGCGTGAGCGCTTGCCAGGCGCCCTTATGGGAAACCAGCGGACAGCTCGCAAGCGCCGACGCCAGACTCTACCTGGCGAAATCCCAGGGCCGCAACTGCATAGTATCGACGGCTGATACGACCCAGGTTTGA
- a CDS encoding M48 family metalloprotease has product MKLKLSAVCVATTLLVGCVGGATQSVRNLIPGQLAADQPILAQVDKTYSPGLLAVGHDEDRYRNQSLGLGLVSHPEAERYINKQLDRLKQASGITGLPGQAYLFADTALGARASPDGNIYIPYVVLRDIDSTDELAALLAHELAHTIRNHNSSDLFVQVQKKAVMAAGLLANYKSGDSGVMRGSDEKLIENVFTTLMVSDGFINPGWTRRQELEADKLGMDILIVAGYNGDAMFTLLDKMAAWEERNKTEQSQRNALIDQMLMVNDPGLAELPFGDKIGSLLDRSAIGIGSVVNRLNQNHDSAEKRYDDLLAYVDVHYPDAPAPTQEVRSWRAIAKSQKAERIWQGLTRVVEARNAVAEGDLSSAEKRIRTAVNPHTNNQNFLRQSFYELRAAQQQKASMQQNLALGMNGAYPSFLMHVEQAQLTGDKDPATAKKLMSTFDQYGRPPTYYQYVITMAESASLNVDALALVAECTAKYIGDGISCGSQSGTKNTDISYGSLMKSLAPR; this is encoded by the coding sequence ATGAAGCTCAAGCTATCCGCAGTTTGCGTGGCCACTACCCTGTTGGTGGGGTGCGTTGGTGGCGCAACGCAGTCAGTTAGAAATCTGATCCCGGGGCAGTTGGCCGCAGATCAGCCGATACTGGCCCAAGTCGACAAAACCTATTCTCCCGGCCTGCTCGCGGTTGGGCATGATGAAGATCGTTATCGCAACCAGAGCCTGGGGCTGGGATTGGTGAGCCACCCCGAAGCCGAGCGCTATATCAATAAACAACTGGATCGTCTCAAGCAGGCCTCCGGAATTACCGGTCTACCAGGTCAGGCTTATCTGTTCGCAGATACCGCGCTTGGCGCCCGCGCCAGCCCTGACGGCAATATATATATACCCTACGTAGTGTTGCGTGATATCGACAGCACCGACGAGTTGGCCGCGCTGCTGGCCCATGAACTAGCCCATACCATCCGCAACCATAATAGTTCGGACCTCTTCGTTCAGGTCCAGAAAAAAGCGGTAATGGCAGCGGGGCTCCTGGCAAACTACAAAAGTGGCGACAGTGGAGTCATGCGCGGCTCCGATGAAAAGCTGATAGAAAACGTATTCACCACCCTCATGGTGTCGGACGGTTTTATCAATCCCGGTTGGACGCGCCGCCAGGAACTCGAAGCAGACAAGCTCGGCATGGATATTCTTATCGTCGCTGGCTACAACGGCGACGCCATGTTCACTCTGCTGGATAAGATGGCAGCATGGGAAGAGCGCAACAAGACAGAGCAAAGCCAGCGTAACGCGTTGATAGATCAGATGCTGATGGTTAATGACCCCGGGCTGGCGGAGCTACCTTTCGGGGACAAGATAGGCAGCTTGCTGGATAGGTCAGCCATCGGTATTGGCTCGGTGGTCAACCGGCTAAACCAGAACCATGATTCAGCCGAAAAACGCTACGATGATCTGTTGGCTTACGTAGACGTGCATTACCCAGACGCACCCGCGCCTACACAGGAAGTCAGGAGCTGGCGAGCTATTGCCAAAAGTCAGAAAGCAGAACGCATCTGGCAGGGATTGACTCGGGTGGTCGAGGCTCGGAATGCTGTAGCTGAGGGCGATCTCTCCAGCGCTGAAAAGCGTATCAGAACCGCGGTCAATCCTCACACCAATAACCAGAACTTTCTGCGCCAATCCTTCTATGAGTTGCGCGCAGCGCAGCAGCAGAAAGCGAGTATGCAGCAGAATCTCGCGCTGGGTATGAACGGGGCTTATCCATCGTTCCTGATGCATGTCGAGCAAGCCCAGCTTACGGGTGATAAAGACCCGGCTACTGCAAAAAAGCTGATGTCTACTTTTGATCAATATGGTCGCCCGCCAACCTACTACCAGTACGTCATTACCATGGCGGAATCTGCCAGTTTGAATGTTGACGCCCTGGCACTGGTAGCAGAGTGCACTGCAAAGTACATCGGAGACGGCATATCCTGCGGTAGCCAAAGTGGAACGAAAAATACCGATATTTCCTACGGCAGCCTGATGAAATCTCTCGCTCCCAGGTAA